In the Oncorhynchus gorbuscha isolate QuinsamMale2020 ecotype Even-year linkage group LG05, OgorEven_v1.0, whole genome shotgun sequence genome, one interval contains:
- the LOC124036144 gene encoding CCN family member 1-like produces MFSLVSLRRTVSTLFVLLSSAAVMVESDCPAQCSCGPSPPMCPVGVSWVTDACGCCKVCARQFNQDCSPSQPCDHIKGLHCHLGAGGNPERGLCRAEAKGQSCEFSGRVYQHGEDFQPSCQHQCSCMDGVVGCMPLCPHQVSLPDWRCSQPRLARPLGRCCAEWVCDDNNHISEDPEEPPQVALPNPQPLPNHINNQLQEQPRYQASTGVTFREVVPLPRSQVLLSAKCFPQTTDWTECSTTCGMGISSRVTNNNADCQLVRETRLCQVRQCDLRLTPAIKRGKKCQRSVRPQEPISINFAGCYTARHYRPRSCGSCVDSRCCTPSLTRTVRLRFHCPDGEGFTRNVMWIQRCSCKKSCHIHGSPSRPSVSLHNDIHTFRH; encoded by the exons ATGTTTTCTCTGGTTAGTTTGAGAAGGACTGTTTCTACCCTGTTcgttctcctctccagtgctgctGTCATG GTGGAGAGTGACTGTCCTGCCCAGTGCTCTTGTGGCCCATCACCCCCAATGTGCCCAGTGGGCGTTAGCTGGGTGACAGACGCCTGTGGCTGCTGTAAGGTGTGTGCCAGGCAGTTCAACCAGGACTGCAGCCCCAGCCAGCCCTGTGACCACATCAAGGGCCTGCACTGCCACCTGGGGGCTGGGGGAAACCCAGAGAGAGGCCTGTGCCGAG CGGAGGCCAAGGGCCAGTCCTGCGAGTTCAGCGGGCGTGTCTACCAGCATGGAGAGGACTTCCAGCCCAGCTGCCAGCACCAGTGCAGCTGCATGGATGGGGTGGTGGGCTGCATGCCACTCTGCCCCCACCAGGTGTCCCTGCCCGACTGGCGCTGCTCCCAGCCAAGGCTGGCACGGCCCTTGGGCCGCTGCTGTGCGGAGTGGGTCTGTGACGACAACAACCACATCAGTGAGGACCCAGAGGAACCTCCACAGGTAGCCTTGCCCAACCCACAACCCCTCCCAAACCACATCAACAACCAGCTCCAGGAACAGCCACGCTATCAGGCCAGCACTGGAGTCACCTTTAGAG AGGTGGTGCCCCTCCCCAGGTCCCAGGTGTTGCTAAGCGCCAAATGCTTCCCGCAGACCACTGATTGGACGGAATGTTCCACTACCTGTGGGATGGGCATCTCCAGTCGGGTGACCAATAACAACGCAGACTGCCAGCTTGTCAGAGAGACACGACTGTGTCAAGTCCGCCAATGTGACCTGCGACTTACCCCAGCAATCAAG AGGGGAAAGAAGTGCCAGCGTTCAGTGCGCCCTCAGGAGCCAATCAGCATCAACTTTGCTGGCTGCTACACAGCAAGGCACTATCGACCTCGCAGCTGCGGCTCCTGTGTGGATAGTCGATGCTGCACCCCTTCACTGACCCGCACCGTCCGCCTGCGCTTCCACTGTCCCGACGGAGAGGGCTTCACACGCAACGTCATGTGGATCCAGCGCTGCAGCTGCAAGAAGAGCTGTCACATTCACGGCTCCCCCTCAAGGCCCTCTGTCAGCTTACACAATGACATCCACACCTTCAGGCACTGA